One genomic window of Corvus moneduloides isolate bCorMon1 chromosome 14, bCorMon1.pri, whole genome shotgun sequence includes the following:
- the PDZD11 gene encoding PDZ domain-containing protein 11, whose product MEGRVPYDDFPVVFLPPYESPPAWVPPHERVYHPDYNNELTQFLPRTIVLKKPPGAQLGFNIRGGKASQLGIFISKVIPDSDAHRAGLQEGDQVLSVNDVDFQDIEHSKAVEILKTAREITMRVRYFPYNYQRQKERTVH is encoded by the exons ATGGAGGGCCGGGTGCCCTACGACGACTTCCCGGTGGTTTTCCTGCCGCCCTACGAGAGCCCGCCCGCCTGGGTCCCGCCGCACGAG CGCGTCTATCACCCCGACTACAACAACGAGCTCACGCAGTTCCTGCCCCGCACCATCGTCCTCAAGAAGCCGCCCGGGGCTCAG CTGGGCTTCAACATCCGGGGAGGAAAAGCCTCGCAGCTGGGAATCTTCATCTCCAAG gTGATTCCCGACTCGGACGCTCACAGGGCCGGGCTGCAGGAGGGGGACCAGGTGCTCTCGGTGAACGACGTGGATTTCCAGGACATTGAGCACAGCAAG gctgtggaGATCCTGAAGACAGCGCGGGAGATCACGATGCGCGTCCGGTACTTCCCCTACA ATTACCAGCGGCAGAAGGAACGGACAGTTCACTAA
- the RAB41 gene encoding ras-related protein Rab-41 isoform X3: MSAPGSGGDFGNPLRKFKLVFLGEQSVGKTSLITRFMYDSFDNTYQATIGIDFLSKTMYLEDRTVRLQLWDTAGQERFRSLIPSYIRDSTIAVVVYDITNLNSFQQTSKWIDDVRTERGSDVIIMLVGNKTDLADKRQITTEEGEQRAKELNVMFIETSAKTGYNVKQLFRRVAAALPGMDSTPEKSKEDMIDIKLEKPPEQPVTESGCSC, encoded by the exons aTGTCCgcgcccggcagcggcggcgACTTCGGGAACCCGCTCAGGAAGTTCAAGCTCGTCTTCCTGGGCGAGCAGAGCG TTGGGAAGACCTCCCTGATCACCAGGTTTATGTATGACAGTTTTGACAATACATACCAG GCAACCATTGGAATTGATTTCCTGTCCAAAACAATGTACCTGGAGGACCGCACG GTccggctgcagctctgggacacgGCGGGGCAGGAGCGGTTCCGCAGCCTCATCCCCAGCTACATCCGCGACTCCACCATCGCTGTCGTGGTCTATGACATCACAA ACTTGAATTCTTTCCAGCAAACCTCCAAGTGGATCGATGATGTCAGGACAGAGCGAGGCAGTGATGTCATCATCATGTTGGTGGGGAACAAAACCGACCTGGCAGACAAGAG GCAGATCACCACAGAGGAAGGGGAACAGAGAGCCAAAGAGCTGAATGTGATGTTCATTGAGACCAGTGCAAAGACTGGGTACAATGTCAAACAG cttttCCGCCGTGTGGCTGCTGCCTTACCTGGGATGGACAGCACAccagagaagagcaaagaaGACA TGATTGACATCAAACTAGAGAAGCCCCCCGAGCAGCCAGTCACGGAGAGCGGGTGCTCCTGCTaa
- the RAB41 gene encoding ras-related protein Rab-41 isoform X1 yields MSAPGSGGDFGNPLRKFKLVFLGEQSVGKTSLITRFMYDSFDNTYQATIGIDFLSKTMYLEDRTIRLQLWDTAGQERFLIPSSIRDSAVALIVFDITSGPGWPQQVRLQLWDTAGQERFRSLIPSYIRDSTIAVVVYDITNLNSFQQTSKWIDDVRTERGSDVIIMLVGNKTDLADKRQITTEEGEQRAKELNVMFIETSAKTGYNVKQLFRRVAAALPGMDSTPEKSKEDMIDIKLEKPPEQPVTESGCSC; encoded by the exons aTGTCCgcgcccggcagcggcggcgACTTCGGGAACCCGCTCAGGAAGTTCAAGCTCGTCTTCCTGGGCGAGCAGAGCG TTGGGAAGACCTCCCTGATCACCAGGTTTATGTATGACAGTTTTGACAATACATACCAG GCAACCATTGGAATTGATTTCCTGTCCAAAACAATGTACCTGGAGGACCGCACG atcaggctgcagctgtgggacacagcCGGCCAGGAGAGGttcctcattcccagctccatccgTGACTCTGCTGTGGCTCTCATTGTCTTTGACATCACAA gtgGGCCGGGCTGGCCCCAGCAGGTccggctgcagctctgggacacgGCGGGGCAGGAGCGGTTCCGCAGCCTCATCCCCAGCTACATCCGCGACTCCACCATCGCTGTCGTGGTCTATGACATCACAA ACTTGAATTCTTTCCAGCAAACCTCCAAGTGGATCGATGATGTCAGGACAGAGCGAGGCAGTGATGTCATCATCATGTTGGTGGGGAACAAAACCGACCTGGCAGACAAGAG GCAGATCACCACAGAGGAAGGGGAACAGAGAGCCAAAGAGCTGAATGTGATGTTCATTGAGACCAGTGCAAAGACTGGGTACAATGTCAAACAG cttttCCGCCGTGTGGCTGCTGCCTTACCTGGGATGGACAGCACAccagagaagagcaaagaaGACA TGATTGACATCAAACTAGAGAAGCCCCCCGAGCAGCCAGTCACGGAGAGCGGGTGCTCCTGCTaa
- the RAB41 gene encoding ras-related protein Rab-41 isoform X2 — MTVLTIHTRQPLELISCPKQCTWRTARLQLWDTAGQERFLIPSSIRDSAVALIVFDITSGPGWPQQVRLQLWDTAGQERFRSLIPSYIRDSTIAVVVYDITNLNSFQQTSKWIDDVRTERGSDVIIMLVGNKTDLADKRQITTEEGEQRAKELNVMFIETSAKTGYNVKQLFRRVAAALPGMDSTPEKSKEDMIDIKLEKPPEQPVTESGCSC, encoded by the exons ATGACAGTTTTGACAATACATACCAG GCAACCATTGGAATTGATTTCCTGTCCAAAACAATGTACCTGGAGGACCGCACG gctgcagctgtgggacacagcCGGCCAGGAGAGGttcctcattcccagctccatccgTGACTCTGCTGTGGCTCTCATTGTCTTTGACATCACAA gtgGGCCGGGCTGGCCCCAGCAGGTccggctgcagctctgggacacgGCGGGGCAGGAGCGGTTCCGCAGCCTCATCCCCAGCTACATCCGCGACTCCACCATCGCTGTCGTGGTCTATGACATCACAA ACTTGAATTCTTTCCAGCAAACCTCCAAGTGGATCGATGATGTCAGGACAGAGCGAGGCAGTGATGTCATCATCATGTTGGTGGGGAACAAAACCGACCTGGCAGACAAGAG GCAGATCACCACAGAGGAAGGGGAACAGAGAGCCAAAGAGCTGAATGTGATGTTCATTGAGACCAGTGCAAAGACTGGGTACAATGTCAAACAG cttttCCGCCGTGTGGCTGCTGCCTTACCTGGGATGGACAGCACAccagagaagagcaaagaaGACA TGATTGACATCAAACTAGAGAAGCCCCCCGAGCAGCCAGTCACGGAGAGCGGGTGCTCCTGCTaa
- the RAB41 gene encoding ras-related protein Rab-41 isoform X4: protein MTVLTIHTRQPLELISCPKQCTWRTARSGCSCGTQPARRGSSFPAPSVTLLWLSLSLTSQVRLQLWDTAGQERFRSLIPSYIRDSTIAVVVYDITNLNSFQQTSKWIDDVRTERGSDVIIMLVGNKTDLADKRQITTEEGEQRAKELNVMFIETSAKTGYNVKQLFRRVAAALPGMDSTPEKSKEDMIDIKLEKPPEQPVTESGCSC, encoded by the exons ATGACAGTTTTGACAATACATACCAG GCAACCATTGGAATTGATTTCCTGTCCAAAACAATGTACCTGGAGGACCGCACG atcaggctgcagctgtgggacacagcCGGCCAGGAGAGGttcctcattcccagctccatccgTGACTCTGCTGTGGCTCTCATTGTCTTTGACATCACAA GTccggctgcagctctgggacacgGCGGGGCAGGAGCGGTTCCGCAGCCTCATCCCCAGCTACATCCGCGACTCCACCATCGCTGTCGTGGTCTATGACATCACAA ACTTGAATTCTTTCCAGCAAACCTCCAAGTGGATCGATGATGTCAGGACAGAGCGAGGCAGTGATGTCATCATCATGTTGGTGGGGAACAAAACCGACCTGGCAGACAAGAG GCAGATCACCACAGAGGAAGGGGAACAGAGAGCCAAAGAGCTGAATGTGATGTTCATTGAGACCAGTGCAAAGACTGGGTACAATGTCAAACAG cttttCCGCCGTGTGGCTGCTGCCTTACCTGGGATGGACAGCACAccagagaagagcaaagaaGACA TGATTGACATCAAACTAGAGAAGCCCCCCGAGCAGCCAGTCACGGAGAGCGGGTGCTCCTGCTaa
- the ARR3 gene encoding arrestin-C isoform X1 — MADGAKVFKKTSPNSKLSLYLGKRDFVDHVDSVDSVDGVCLIDPEYLKDRKVYVTLTCAFRYGRDDLDVIGLTFRKDIYVLTTQLYPPVPDQAPKTLTPLQEKLMKKLGENAYPFTFEIATNLPCSITLQPGPDDVGKACGVDFEVKGFCAENLEEKIHKRNSVRLIIRKVQFAPTKTGPAPRAETTRQFMMSDKPLHLEASLDREIYYHGEPINVTVNINNTTNKVVKKIKIAVDQITDVVLYSLDKYMKTVCIEEINETVAANSTFTKTYSLTPLLSSNRQKRGLALDGKLKHEDTNLASTTILRPGMDKEVLGILVSYKVKVNLVVSRGGILGDLTASDVGVEMPVILMHPKPEDTKPRSEEDIVIEEFARQKLKGEKDDEDEKEEAEKEES, encoded by the exons ATGGCAGACGGAGCAAA GGTTTTCAAGAAGACCAGCCCCAACAGCAAG ctttCCCTCTACCTGGGGAAGAGAGACTTTGTGGATCATGTGGATTCAGTGGACTCTGTAG ATGGTGTCTGCCTGATCGACCCGGAGTACCTAAAGGACAGGAAAG TGTATGTGACGCTGACCTGCGCCTTCCGCTACGGCCGCGATGACCTCGATGTGATCGGCCTGACCTTCAGGAAGGACATCTACGTGCTGACCACCCAGCTGTACCCGCCCGTGCCGGACCAGGCCCCCAAGACCCTCACTCCTCTGCAGGAGAAGCTGATGAAGAAGCTCGGGGAGAACGCCTACCCCTTCACTTTTGAG ATTGCCACCAACCTGCCCTGCTCCATCACCCTCCAGCCCGGGCCAGATGATGTGGGAAAG GCCTGTGGCGTGGACTTCGAGGTCAAAGGATTTTGTGCTGAAAATCTGGAGGAGAAAATTCACAAAAG GAACTCTGTGCGCCTCATCATCCGCAAGGTCCAGTTCGCCCCGACGAAGACGGGGCCAGCCCCGAGAGCCGAGACCACCCGGCAGTTCATGATGTCAGACAAGCCTCTGCACCTCGAAGCTTCCCTGGACAGGGAG ATCTACTACCACGGAGAACCCATCAATGTGACTGTCAACATCAACAACACCACCAACAAggttgtgaaaaaaattaagattgcag TGGATCAGATCACAGACGTGGTCCTGTATTCCCTGGATAAATACATGAAGACTGTGTGCATCGAGGAGATAAA TGAGACTGTGGCCGCCAATTCCACCTTCACCAAAACGTACTCGTTGACCCCCCTGCTCTCGTCCAACCGCCAGAAGCGAGGCCTCGCTCTCGATGGCAAACTCAAGCACGAGGACACCAACCTGGCCTCCACCACCAT CCTGAGACCTGGCATGGACAAGGAGGTGCTGGGCATCCTGGTGTCCTACAAAGTGAAGGTCAACCTGGTGGTGTCCCGAGGAGG cattCTGGGGGATCTCACTGCCAG tgaTGTTGGGGTGGAGATGCCCGTCATCCTCATGCACCCGAAGCCTGAAGACA CTAAGCCCAG AAG CGAGGAGGACATTGTCATTGAGGAATTTGCTCGCCAGAAGCTCAAGGGAGAGAAGGATGATGAAGATGAGAAGGAGGAAGCTGAGAAAGAGGAGAGTTAA
- the ARR3 gene encoding arrestin-C isoform X2, whose protein sequence is MADGAKVFKKTSPNSKLSLYLGKRDFVDHVDSVDSVDGVCLIDPEYLKDRKVYVTLTCAFRYGRDDLDVIGLTFRKDIYVLTTQLYPPVPDQAPKTLTPLQEKLMKKLGENAYPFTFEIATNLPCSITLQPGPDDVGKACGVDFEVKGFCAENLEEKIHKRNSVRLIIRKVQFAPTKTGPAPRAETTRQFMMSDKPLHLEASLDREIYYHGEPINVTVNINNTTNKVVKKIKIAVDQITDVVLYSLDKYMKTVCIEEINETVAANSTFTKTYSLTPLLSSNRQKRGLALDGKLKHEDTNLASTTILRPGMDKEVLGILVSYKVKVNLVVSRGGILGDLTASDVGVEMPVILMHPKPEDTKPSEEDIVIEEFARQKLKGEKDDEDEKEEAEKEES, encoded by the exons ATGGCAGACGGAGCAAA GGTTTTCAAGAAGACCAGCCCCAACAGCAAG ctttCCCTCTACCTGGGGAAGAGAGACTTTGTGGATCATGTGGATTCAGTGGACTCTGTAG ATGGTGTCTGCCTGATCGACCCGGAGTACCTAAAGGACAGGAAAG TGTATGTGACGCTGACCTGCGCCTTCCGCTACGGCCGCGATGACCTCGATGTGATCGGCCTGACCTTCAGGAAGGACATCTACGTGCTGACCACCCAGCTGTACCCGCCCGTGCCGGACCAGGCCCCCAAGACCCTCACTCCTCTGCAGGAGAAGCTGATGAAGAAGCTCGGGGAGAACGCCTACCCCTTCACTTTTGAG ATTGCCACCAACCTGCCCTGCTCCATCACCCTCCAGCCCGGGCCAGATGATGTGGGAAAG GCCTGTGGCGTGGACTTCGAGGTCAAAGGATTTTGTGCTGAAAATCTGGAGGAGAAAATTCACAAAAG GAACTCTGTGCGCCTCATCATCCGCAAGGTCCAGTTCGCCCCGACGAAGACGGGGCCAGCCCCGAGAGCCGAGACCACCCGGCAGTTCATGATGTCAGACAAGCCTCTGCACCTCGAAGCTTCCCTGGACAGGGAG ATCTACTACCACGGAGAACCCATCAATGTGACTGTCAACATCAACAACACCACCAACAAggttgtgaaaaaaattaagattgcag TGGATCAGATCACAGACGTGGTCCTGTATTCCCTGGATAAATACATGAAGACTGTGTGCATCGAGGAGATAAA TGAGACTGTGGCCGCCAATTCCACCTTCACCAAAACGTACTCGTTGACCCCCCTGCTCTCGTCCAACCGCCAGAAGCGAGGCCTCGCTCTCGATGGCAAACTCAAGCACGAGGACACCAACCTGGCCTCCACCACCAT CCTGAGACCTGGCATGGACAAGGAGGTGCTGGGCATCCTGGTGTCCTACAAAGTGAAGGTCAACCTGGTGGTGTCCCGAGGAGG cattCTGGGGGATCTCACTGCCAG tgaTGTTGGGGTGGAGATGCCCGTCATCCTCATGCACCCGAAGCCTGAAGACA CTAAGCCCAG CGAGGAGGACATTGTCATTGAGGAATTTGCTCGCCAGAAGCTCAAGGGAGAGAAGGATGATGAAGATGAGAAGGAGGAAGCTGAGAAAGAGGAGAGTTAA